A window from Primulina huaijiensis isolate GDHJ02 chromosome 11, ASM1229523v2, whole genome shotgun sequence encodes these proteins:
- the LOC140987110 gene encoding zinc finger protein MAGPIE-like has protein sequence MADDEIFTQNPIGGSMNPPLAKKKRSLPGTPDPEAEVIALSPKTLMATNRFLCEICGKGFQRDQNLQLHRRGHNLPWKLKQRTSKEVRKRVYVCPEKTCVHHHPSRALGDLTGIKKHFCRKHGEKKWKCEKCSKRYAVQSDWKAHSKTCGTREYKCDCGAIFSRRDSFITHRAFCDALAEETARITASSHMNIHASANMNYQFVGASSLGPTPCMGQNFPPVFKPISSNDPNIDIVPRGLSIWNMTQNSGQTQDYTPRNLEEMHQLGINHVSLGTMNSFSTHDSLITNPCSNPPQISNFSHLNWDFGSKVTSNGTQNLTNDHSLPLSTSAIKDVSVQSLFSTQHQIISNRPSSATMSATALLQRAAQIGATTTDPSILGKFGFKSNDSIITVQENSFSQVCGASSVSGELVSAEENGISALKQRQMYPSKRHRMTNEEISAGETRDFLGVGIRSLCQPPSINGWT, from the exons ATGGCAGATGATGAAATTTTCACTCAGAATCCGATCGGTGGATCCATGAATCCTCCTTTAGCTAAGAAGAAGAGAAGTCTTCCAGGAACCCCGG ATCCTGAAGCTGAAGTCATAGCTTTATCACCGAAGACTCTAATGGCAACCAACAGATTCTTGTGTGAAATATGTGGCAAAGGGTTTCAAAGGGATCAAAATCTTCAACTTCACAGAAGAGGGCATAATCTTCCATGGAAGTTGAAGCAAAGGACCAGCAAAGAAGTCAGAAAGCGAGTTTACGTCTGCCCCGAAAAGACGTGCGTTCACCACCATCCCTCTAGGGCTCTTGGAGATTTAACAGGCATCAAGAAGCACTTCTGCCGGAAGCATGGTGAGAAGAAATGGAAGTGCGAAAAGTGCTCCAAACGTTATGCAGTTCAGTCGGATTGGAAGGCTCACTCCAAGACTTGTGGCACCAGGGAATACAAATGTGATTGTGGGGCTATTTTTTCTAG GAGAGATAGCTTCATAACTCATAGGGCATTTTGTGATGCCTTAGCAGAAGAAACAGCTAGAATTACAGCCTCCTCTCACATGAACATCCACGCATCTGCAAATATGAACTATCAATTTGTTGGCGCTTCATCACTAGGTCCAACACCTTGCATGGGACAGAATTTCCCTCCAGTTTTCAAGCCAATCTCGAGCAACGATCCAAACATCGACATAGTCCCAAGAGGCTTATCTATTTGGAACATGACTCAAAATTCAGGCCAAACTCAAGATTATACACCCAGAAATCTTGAAGAAATGCATCAGTTGGGAATCAACCATGTAAGTTTAGGAACAATGAACAGTTTCAGTACCCATGATTCACTCATCACAAATCCGTGCTCAAATCCTCCACAAATATCTAATTTTAGCCATTTGAATTGGGATTTCGGGAGCAAGGTTACTTCAAACGGAACTCAAAACTTGACCAATGATCACTCCCTCCCTTTAAGCACAAGCGCCATTAAAGATGTTAGTGTCCAATCTTTGTTTAGCACTCAACACCAAATTATAAGTAATCGTCCATCATCTGCAACCATGTCTGCTACAGCTTTACTACAGAGAGCTGCTCAAATTGGGGCCACTACAACTGATCCTTCGATCCTAGGAAAATTTGGATTCAAATCCAATGACAGTATTATTACAGTTCAAGAAAATAGCTTCAGTCAAGTGTGTGGCGCAAGTTCAGTTAGTGGTGAGCTTGTGAGTGCTGAGGAGAATGGTATTTCTGCCTTAAAACAGCGTCAAATGTACCCCTCCAAACGCCACCGCATGACGAATGAGGAGATTTCAGCGGGAGAAACAAGGGATTTTCTTGGAGTTGGGATCCGTTCTCTTTGTCAACCACCATCAATCAATGGATGGACATGA
- the LOC140987310 gene encoding uncharacterized protein, with translation MKFTDSPVIELSVNDTRLSFQQDNGSMHVGTSVWPCSLVLVKFAERWLTCPAGDTSPNPYSSLLNFTSKRGVELGTGCGVAAMGLYLLGLHDIVLTDIAPVMPALKRNLKRNKPVLKKNLKTAQLYWENEEQMKSLKPPFDFVIATDVVYIEKTVGPLIQAMEGLLSDNGVVLLGYQVRSPEAHKLFWEMCAVVFEVEKIPHEHLHPEYAYEETDVYVLRKRKKKTEELDS, from the coding sequence atgaaatttacagACTCCCCGGTGATCGAGTTGTCCGTGAATGACACGCGCCTCTCTTTCCAGCAAGACAACGGATCGATGCACGTCGGCACCTCCGTCTGGCCTTGCTCTTTGGTTCTCGTTAAGTTTGCTGAGCGCTGGTTGACGTGTCCCGCTGGCGACACGAGTCCTAACCCTTACTCTTCCCTTTTAAACTTCACTAGCAAGCGCGGGGTTGAGCTAGGCACCGGATGCGGCGTCGCAGCCATGGGCCTCTACTTGCTCGGACTGCACGACATTGTTCTGACAGACATCGCTCCGGTCATGCCGGCGTTGAAGCGCAACCTGAAGCGAAACAAGCCGGTGTTGAAGAAAAACCTGAAGACAGCGCAACTGTATTGGGAGAACGAGGAGCAGATGAAGTCGTTGAAGCCGCCGTTTGATTTCGTGATCGCAACGGACGTTGTTTACATTGAGAAGACTGTGGGGCCGTTGATCCAGGCTATGGAGGGTTTGCTGTCGGACAACGGCGTCGTATTGCTGGGGTACCAGGTGAGGTCTCCCGAAGCGCACAAGTTGTTCTGGGAAATGTGTGCGGTGGTGTTTGAGGTGGAGAAAATCCCTCACGAGCATTTGCATCCCGAATACGCCTACGAGGAGACTGACGTTTATGTTttgaggaagaggaagaagaaaacaGAGGAGTTGGATTCTTGA
- the LOC140988731 gene encoding receptor-like protein kinase HSL1, with protein MSVIAGSCGYIAPEYAYTLHVNEKSDIYSFGIVILELVTGRRPIDREFGEKDLPAWICAILDRKGVEHVLDPNLDSRFKEHICKVLDIGLLCIRSLPNNRPSMRRVVNMLQESSACMPNIAEKDTKILPSFCGEECDDGRLI; from the exons ATGTCCGTTATTGCTGGCTCCTGTGGTTATATTGCACCAG AATATGCTTACACTCTTCATGTGAATGAAAAGAGTGACATATACAGCTTTGGTATAGTCATACTTGAGCTGGTTACAGGGAGACGGCCGATTGATCGAGAATTCGGGGAGAAAGATTTACCAGCATGGATTTGTGCTATATTGGATCGGAAAGGAGTGGAACACGTTCTTGATCCAAATCTTGATTCAAGATTTAAAGAACACATTTGTAAGGTACTTGACATCGGGCTACTCTGTATCAGATCCCTCCCGAATAACCGGCCTTCTATGCGTAGAGTTGTGAATATGCTGCAAGAATCAAGCGCTTGCATGCCCAACATAGCAGAAAAAGACACTAAGATACTCCCCTCTTTTTGTGGAGAGGAATGTGACGATGGAAGAttgatatga
- the LOC140988481 gene encoding zinc finger protein MAGPIE-like, translating to MNYQFVGASSLGPTPCMGQNFPPVFKPISSNDPNIDIVPRGLSIWNMTQNSGQTQDYTPRNLEEMHQLGINHVSLGTMNSFSTHDSLITNPCSNPPQISNFSHLNWDFGSKVTSNGTQNLTNDHSLPLSTSAIKDVSVQSLFSTQHQIISNRPSSATMSATALLQRAAQIGATTTDPSILGKFGFKSNDSIITVQENSFSQVCGASSVSGELVSAEENGISALKQRQMYPSKRHRMTNEEISAGETRDFLGVGIRSLCQPPSINGWT from the coding sequence ATGAACTATCAATTTGTTGGCGCTTCATCACTAGGTCCAACACCTTGCATGGGACAGAATTTCCCTCCAGTTTTCAAGCCAATCTCGAGCAACGATCCAAACATCGACATAGTCCCAAGAGGCTTATCTATTTGGAACATGACTCAAAATTCAGGCCAAACTCAAGATTATACACCCAGAAATCTTGAAGAAATGCATCAGTTGGGAATCAACCATGTAAGTTTAGGAACAATGAACAGTTTCAGTACCCATGATTCACTCATCACAAATCCGTGCTCAAATCCTCCACAAATATCTAATTTTAGCCATTTGAATTGGGATTTCGGGAGCAAGGTTACTTCAAACGGAACTCAAAACTTGACCAATGATCACTCCCTCCCTTTAAGCACAAGCGCCATTAAAGATGTTAGTGTCCAATCTTTGTTTAGCACTCAACACCAAATTATAAGTAATCGTCCATCATCTGCAACCATGTCTGCTACAGCTTTACTACAGAGAGCTGCTCAAATTGGGGCCACTACAACTGATCCTTCGATCCTAGGAAAATTTGGATTCAAATCCAATGACAGTATTATTACAGTTCAAGAAAATAGCTTCAGTCAAGTGTGTGGCGCAAGTTCAGTTAGTGGTGAGCTTGTGAGTGCTGAGGAGAATGGTATTTCTGCCTTAAAACAGCGTCAAATGTACCCCTCCAAACGCCACCGCATGACGAATGAGGAGATTTCAGCGGGAGAAACAAGGGATTTTCTTGGAGTTGGGATCCGTTCTCTTTGTCAACCACCATCAATCAATGGATGGACATGA
- the LOC140988019 gene encoding uncharacterized protein — MQAKISVSFLLFHALALVLNLDALNQEGSLLQTVKLSISDPAGSLSGWSDRDATPCNWTGVKCNDQNSVVSVHLSGASLYGSFPVSICSLPSLSSLSLANNSIGSSLPLSISSCLNLTYLDLSENILVGPIPYTLSELRFLRYLNLAANNFSGSLPANLGHFRQLETLILAENLLNDTIPAALGNITSLKFLVLAYNPFSPGHLPPEFGNLTNLEELWLTDCHLVGSIPESFSRLNRLRNFDLASNALSGSLPSFISQLKSLVQIELYSNLFNANLPTGWSNLTDLKRFDASMNKFSGMIPADLCELPLESLNLFENNLEGLIPASIAKSANLYELKLFGNRITGSLPHELGKNSALQTLDVSNNNLSGPIPEFLCHSGALEQLVLINNAFSGNIPENVGKCQNLSRIRMRNNQLYGEIPAEFWSLPNVYLLDLYGNAFSGSISPTIYGAKNLATLLISKNRFSGRIPYEIGSLENLVEFSASDNEFTGGIPGSIVNLGQLGRLDLSNNELTGGLPKRTESMKELYELNLANNRLSGDIPDELGNLPLLNYLDLSWNSFIGPVPISLQNLKLNALNLSYNQLSGNIPPLFAKGVYRDSFLGNPGLCIDDGSYCKPKNGNRNQVFLWMLRFIYGTAVVVFLVGVVWFGLKYKSIKKMQRGATITKWTSFHKLCFSEFEINDCLKEDNVIGVGASGKVYKAVLQNGETVAIKKLWGRQNKDGTGFGVVSSDKGEFEAEVETLGQIRHKNIVRLWCCCNAANCKLLVYEYMPNGSLGDLLHSNEHRLLDWPMRFKIALDSAEGLSYLHNDCVPPIVHRDVKSNNILLDEDFGAKLSDFGVAKFVKAVSRGVESMSVIAGSCGYIAPEYAYTLHVNEKSDIYSFGIVILELVTGRRPIDREFGEKDLPAWICAILDRKGVEHVLDPNLDSRFKEHICKVLDIGLLCIRSLPNNRPSMRRVVNMLQESSACMPNIAEKDTKILPSFCGEECDDGRLI, encoded by the exons ATGCAAGCGAAAATCTCAGTTTCGTTCCTCTTATTCCATGCTCTAGCTCTAGTTCTCAATCTTGATGCCTTGAATCAAGAAGGATCACTCCTCCAAACGGTGAAGCTTTCGATATCCGACCCGGCCGGTTCTCTCTCCGGCTGGTCCGACCGGGATGCCACCCCGTGTAACTGGACCGGAGTTAAGTGCAACGACCAAAACTCTGTCGTGTCGGTCCATCTCTCCGGTGCTTCTCTCTACGGTTCTTTCCCCGTCTCCATCTGCAGCCTACCTTCTCTCTCCTCGCTTTCTCTTGCCAACAACTCCATCGGCTCTTCGCTTCCCCTTTCCATTTCCTCTTGCCTGAACCTCACGTACCTTGACCTATCCGAGAATATTCTCGTTGGTCCCATTCCTTATACTCTATCCGAACTCCGGTTTCTCAG ATACCTAAATTTAGCGGCAAACAATTTTTCCGGCTCGTTGCCAGCAAATCTCGGGCACTTCCGGCAGCTCGAGACTCTTATACTCGCTGAGAATCTGCTAAATGACACCATCCCTGCTGCTCTTGGTAATATAACGAGCCTAAAATTTCTCGTGTTGGCGTACAATCCCTTTTCACCTGGTCACCTTCCTCCAGAATTCGGAAACTTGACGAATCTTGAAGAGCTTTGGCTCACTGATTGTCATTtggttggctcgattccagAGAGTTTCAGCCGGCTGAATCGACTCAGGAATTTTGATTTGGCCAGTAATGCACTCTCAGGATCACTACCAAGTTTTATATCTCAGCTCAAGAGCCTTGTGCAAATCGAGCTTTATAGCAACCTTTTTAATGCGAATCTGCCAACGGGGTGGTCTAATTTGACTGATTTAAAAAGATTTGACGCTTCAATGAATAAATTTTCTGGAATGATTCCTGCTGATCTTTGTGAGTTACCTCTGGAGTCTTTGAACTTATTCGAGAACAATCTTGAGGGTCTGATCCCTGCTAGCATTGCTAAGTCTGCAAACCTATATGAACTCAAATTGTTTGGAAACCGAATCACAGGATCCTTACCGCATGAACTAGGCAAGAACTCGGCTTTGCAAACTTTGGATGTGTCAAACAACAACCTATCCGGCCCCATACCGGAGTTTTTATGCCATAGTGGTGCTTTAGAGCAGTTAGTTTTGATCAATAATGCATTCTCAGGGAATATTCCGGAGAATGTTGGGAAATGCCAGAATTTAAGCCGGATTAGAATGCGAAACAACCAGCTTTACGGTGAAATTCCTGCTGAGTTCTGGAGCTTGCCTAACGTATACTTGCTGGATCTCTACGGCAATGCTTTTTCAGGAAGTATTTCACCAACGATTTATGGTGCAAAAAATCTAGCTACCCTTTTGATATCCAAGAACAGATTTTCCGGGAGAATACCTTACGAAATTGGGTCGTTGGAGAATTTGGTCGAGTTTTCAGCAAGTGATAATGAGTTTACTGGGGGAATCCCTGGTTCCATAGTGAACTTAGGGCAACTTGGGAGGCTCGATCTTAGTAACAATGAACTAACTGGTGGACTTCCGAAGAGAACCGAATCCATGAAGGAACTGTATGAGCTTAATTTGGCTAACAATCGATTATCTGGTGATATCCCTGATGAACTTGGGAATCTGCCGTTGCTTAATTATCTTGATCTTTCATGGAATAGCTTTATTGGACCGGTTCCAATCTCACTGCAGAATCTGAAGCTCAATGcgttaaatttatcatataatcaACTTTCAGGTAATATACCTCCTCTTTTCGCTAAGGGGGTGTACAGGGACAGCTTTCTTGGTAATCCAGGTCTGTGTATCGATGATGGCAGTTATTGCAAACCCAAAAATGGAAACAGAAACCAAGTTTTTTTGTGGATGCTAAGGTTTATTTATGGAACAGCTGTAGTTGTTTTCCTTGTTGGGGTTGTTTGGTTTGGGTTGAAATACAAGAGCATAAAGAAAATGCAAAGAGGGGCCACTATAACAAAATGGACATCTTTCCATAAGCTCTGCTTCAGTGAATTCGAAATAAACGATTGTCTTAAAGAAGACAACGTGATCGGTGTTGGTGCCTCTGGAAAAGTGTACAAAGCTGTTCTTCAAAATGGAGAGACAGTTGCCATTAAGAAGCTCTGGGGTCGACAAAACAAGGATGGAACTGGTTTTGGTGTTGTCAGTTCTGATAAAGGAGAATTCGAAGCTGAAGTTGAGACGCTTGGGCAAATCAGGCACAAGAATATTGTCAGACTGTGGTGTTGTTGCAATGCGGCTAATTGTAAGCTTCTGGTCTATGAATATATGCCTAATGGGAGCTTAGGAGATTTACTGCATAGTAATGAGCATAGATTGTTGGATTGGCCAATGAGGTTCAAGATTGCCTTGGATTCTGCTGAAGGGCTCTCGTATTTGCACAATGATTGTGTTCCCCCGATCGTGCACAGAGATGTAAAATCCAACAATATACTGTTGGACGAAGATTTTGGAGCAAAGCTATCGGATTTTGGAGTTGCCAAGTTTGTTAAAGCTGTTAGCAGGGGGGTCGAGTCCATGTCCGTTATTGCTGGCTCCTGTGGTTATATTGCACCAG AATATGCTTACACTCTTCATGTGAATGAAAAGAGTGACATATACAGCTTTGGTATAGTCATACTTGAGCTGGTTACAGGGAGACGGCCGATTGATCGAGAATTCGGGGAGAAAGATTTACCAGCATGGATTTGTGCTATATTGGATCGGAAAGGAGTGGAACACGTTCTTGATCCAAATCTTGATTCAAGATTTAAAGAACACATTTGTAAGGTACTTGACATCGGGCTACTCTGTATCAGATCCCTCCCGAATAACCGGCCTTCTATGCGTAGAGTTGTGAATATGCTGCAAGAATCAAGCGCTTGCATGCCCAACATAGCAGAAAAAGACACTAAGATACTCCCCTCTTTTTGTGGAGAGGAATGTGACGATGGAAGAttgatatga
- the LOC140988482 gene encoding protein DMP7-like, whose translation MGEETKTNEDLQLHLLEEQAAAAPSKPEKTPTQKAVRKAFKGTAHLANLLPTGSVMAFQVMSPVFTHEGKCKSFVSQTTTIALLAVCTISCFLLCFTDSFRDGRGKVRYGVATFRGLWIIDGSARLPPEEAAKYRVGIVDFIHALLSILVFGAVAMFDKNVISCFYPTPSEEAVELLTALPVTVGVICSLLFVLFPTKRHGIGFPLSRL comes from the exons ATGGgagaagaaacaaaaacaaatgaaGATCTGCAATTGCATCTCCTGGAGGAGCAAGCGGCGGCGGCACCTTCAAAACCAGAAAAAACTCCGACTCAAAAGGCTGTCCGGAAAGCCTTCAAGGGCACCGCCCACCTCGCTAATCTGCTGCCCACAGGCTCCGTGATGGCTTTCCAGGTAATGTCGCCTGTTTTCACACATGAAGGCAAATGCAAATCATTCGTCAGCCAAACCACCACCATCGCCCTTCTTGCCGTTTGCACCATCTCATGCTTCCTTCTGTGTTTCACCGACAGTTTCAGAGATGGAAGGGGAAAG GTAAGGTACGGAGTTGCCACTTTCCGTGGGCTCTGGATCATCGACGGCTCAGCCAGGCTTCCACCGGAGGAGGCTGCAAAATATAGGGTGGGTATCGTGGACTTTATTCATGCCTTATTGTCCATTCTGGTGTTCGGAGCGGTGGCCATGTTCGATAAGAATGTGATCAGTTGCTTCTATCCAACGCCGTCGGAGGAGGCCGTCGAACTTTTGACGGCGTTGCCCGTGACGGTGGGAGTGATTTGTAGCCTGTTGTTCGTTCTTTTCCCTACCAAGCGACACGGAATTGGCTTTCCTCTCTCACgcctttaa